A window from Cloacibacillus sp. encodes these proteins:
- a CDS encoding UPF0182 family protein, giving the protein MDINDLLRSMMNRPQREWTQGSGDNGENWDDERPQMPRIELPKVKKFWFVAGGLFILFAVVLPWIATFMTDLYWFKAQGFESVFWRRFWAQWELFAAALVPGFIIYSLNWQLAWKRGLRQIDDAGADARAGRRVRLFILGAALLVAAVNALNAMGMWHEFLQFMNKTPFGETDPLFGIDIGFYVFSLPFLKFLQLWTQGVLMLTLIGSAAIYFMTRSVTFTPGRLYVAPAARLHLTLLGALILILWGVGYWVARYELLFSPTGVVFGAGYTDVHVVLPALSILTFAMFAAAALLFVNFFRPMWKFSAIAIGLLLVVGWAARSVVPGLIQQYRVKPNEYEMEKSYLDYHLDYTRRAFGLNKVTSVAFTPEAEVTAAELAADNETVQNIRLWDYSPLLRTYRQLQAIRTYYNFNDVYIDRYMMDGRSRQVMLGVRELDLSRLQNPTWVNTHLEFTHGYGVVMNPVNEIASGGLPYFFMKDIPVRSTVDIPLSRPEIYFGTAPYSYVLVKTDVKEFDYPMGDSNVRSVYQEDGGVAIGSLWRRILFSLRFRDSEILFTGALSKESRVLYNRNVRRAFAQVAPFLIYDAETYPVLIDGRIKWLQDAFTWSERYPYSKPFDTADSTLALFRGVNYVRNSVKGVADAYTGKMEFYVVDDKDPIIRTWMKIFPGLFRDRSGISDKLWQHIRYPEDFFEVQTAVYTTYHMTDTNTYYNREDVWEVTPVGRERRIQPNYVTMKLWGEKSPEFAIIVPYMPLGRDNLIGWMAGRCDPQNYGELLVYQFPKQKLIYGPGQVEALIDQNPEISAQLSLWSQRGSDVIRGDLLVVPIGKSLLYVQPLYLKAEKGELPELKRVIVSTGGRVAWADNFGAALEKLMGQKMTLSTGTKTESIAAAPVAGSSEGGADIKALASEAQELYNAAQNAQRKGDWAGYGEKIGRLGEVLGRMRELTD; this is encoded by the coding sequence GTGGATATAAACGATCTCTTGCGGTCGATGATGAACCGGCCGCAGCGTGAATGGACGCAGGGAAGCGGCGACAATGGTGAAAACTGGGACGACGAGCGGCCGCAGATGCCGCGCATCGAGCTGCCGAAGGTGAAGAAGTTCTGGTTCGTGGCCGGCGGCCTATTCATTCTCTTTGCCGTCGTGCTGCCGTGGATCGCCACCTTTATGACGGACCTATACTGGTTTAAGGCGCAGGGCTTCGAGTCCGTCTTCTGGCGACGCTTTTGGGCTCAGTGGGAGCTTTTTGCCGCGGCTCTGGTGCCCGGTTTTATCATCTATTCGCTTAACTGGCAGCTTGCCTGGAAACGCGGTCTGCGGCAGATTGACGACGCGGGGGCGGACGCGCGCGCAGGACGCCGTGTCAGGCTCTTTATCCTCGGCGCGGCGCTGCTGGTCGCCGCCGTCAACGCGCTGAACGCCATGGGGATGTGGCATGAGTTTCTTCAGTTCATGAATAAAACTCCCTTTGGCGAGACGGACCCGCTGTTCGGCATCGATATCGGTTTTTATGTCTTCAGCCTGCCCTTCCTGAAATTCCTTCAGCTCTGGACGCAGGGAGTGCTGATGCTGACGCTGATTGGCTCGGCGGCGATCTATTTTATGACGCGCTCCGTGACTTTTACCCCCGGGAGGCTCTACGTGGCTCCCGCGGCGAGGCTGCATCTGACTCTGCTCGGTGCATTGATCCTCATTCTCTGGGGAGTCGGCTACTGGGTCGCGCGCTATGAGCTGCTCTTCTCTCCGACCGGCGTGGTCTTCGGCGCTGGTTATACCGACGTGCATGTGGTGCTGCCAGCGCTTTCGATACTCACCTTTGCGATGTTCGCCGCGGCGGCGCTGCTCTTTGTGAACTTCTTCCGTCCGATGTGGAAATTCTCCGCCATCGCCATTGGTTTGCTTTTAGTCGTCGGCTGGGCGGCGCGCAGCGTGGTCCCGGGCCTTATCCAGCAATACCGCGTTAAGCCGAACGAATACGAGATGGAGAAGAGTTATCTCGACTATCACCTCGATTACACGCGCCGCGCCTTCGGACTTAACAAAGTCACCTCGGTAGCCTTCACGCCGGAGGCCGAAGTGACCGCCGCCGAGCTTGCCGCGGACAACGAGACGGTGCAGAACATCCGCCTGTGGGACTACTCCCCGCTGCTGCGCACCTACCGTCAGCTGCAGGCGATACGTACCTACTACAATTTTAACGACGTCTATATCGACCGCTATATGATGGACGGGCGCAGCCGCCAGGTGATGCTCGGCGTCCGCGAACTGGATCTCTCGCGGCTCCAGAATCCGACGTGGGTCAATACCCACCTTGAGTTTACCCACGGCTACGGCGTAGTGATGAACCCCGTCAACGAGATCGCCTCCGGCGGGCTGCCCTACTTTTTCATGAAGGACATCCCCGTCCGTTCCACGGTCGACATCCCCCTCTCGCGCCCTGAGATATATTTCGGCACGGCTCCCTACTCTTATGTACTCGTCAAAACCGACGTGAAGGAGTTCGACTATCCGATGGGGGATTCTAATGTCCGATCCGTATATCAGGAGGACGGCGGCGTCGCCATTGGTTCGCTGTGGCGGCGTATCCTCTTCTCACTGCGCTTCCGCGACTCGGAGATACTCTTTACCGGCGCTCTCTCCAAAGAGAGTCGCGTGCTCTATAACCGCAATGTGCGCCGCGCCTTCGCGCAGGTCGCCCCTTTCCTGATCTATGACGCGGAGACCTATCCCGTCCTCATTGACGGACGTATCAAGTGGCTGCAGGATGCTTTCACCTGGTCCGAGCGCTATCCCTACTCGAAGCCGTTTGATACGGCGGACAGCACGCTCGCCCTCTTCCGCGGCGTGAACTATGTGCGTAACAGCGTGAAGGGCGTCGCCGACGCCTATACGGGAAAGATGGAGTTCTACGTCGTCGACGACAAAGACCCGATCATCCGCACCTGGATGAAGATATTCCCCGGCCTCTTCCGTGACAGGAGCGGCATATCCGACAAGCTGTGGCAGCATATCCGCTACCCGGAGGATTTCTTCGAGGTACAGACGGCGGTCTATACCACCTACCATATGACCGACACGAACACATACTATAACCGCGAAGACGTTTGGGAGGTCACTCCCGTGGGGCGCGAACGCCGTATACAGCCGAACTATGTCACGATGAAGCTGTGGGGAGAGAAGTCTCCCGAATTTGCGATCATCGTGCCCTATATGCCGCTGGGGCGCGACAACCTCATCGGCTGGATGGCAGGTCGCTGCGACCCGCAGAATTACGGCGAGCTGCTCGTCTACCAGTTCCCGAAGCAGAAGCTGATCTACGGTCCCGGACAGGTGGAGGCGCTCATCGACCAGAATCCCGAAATATCGGCGCAGCTTTCGCTTTGGAGCCAGCGCGGTTCGGACGTCATACGCGGTGACCTGCTCGTCGTACCGATAGGAAAATCGCTGCTCTACGTGCAGCCTCTCTACCTCAAGGCGGAAAAGGGCGAGCTGCCGGAGCTCAAGCGCGTCATCGTCTCGACGGGAGGGCGCGTCGCCTGGGCCGACAACTTCGGCGCCGCGCTTGAGAAGCTGATGGGGCAGAAGATGACGCTCTCGACCGGTACGAAGACGGAGAGTATCGCCGCCGCGCCGGTGGCCGGGAGCTCCGAGGGAGGAGCCGACATCAAGGCTCTCGCCTCTGAGGCGCAGGAGCTTTATAACGCCGCGCAGAACGCTCAGAGAAAGGGCGACTGGGCAGGATACGGCGAGAAGATAGGACGGCTTGGCGAGGTGCTGGGACGCATGCGGGAGCTGACCGACTGA
- a CDS encoding prolyl-tRNA synthetase associated domain-containing protein, protein MPLTKEEVRAKLTEMGIAYEVMEHGPVYTIDEMKEVEGMKIEDVCKNLFLRDEKGKRHFLVVLDEAKSADLKAIRAQIGSTRLSFGSEERLMDNLGLIKGAVTSLGVLNDCAKNVEVLIDEDLRGRPRLGVHPCDNTETLWMSFDSIKKIIERQGNSLKFIKI, encoded by the coding sequence ATGCCGCTTACCAAAGAAGAGGTGCGCGCGAAACTCACCGAAATGGGAATCGCGTACGAGGTCATGGAACACGGCCCCGTATACACCATAGATGAGATGAAGGAAGTCGAGGGAATGAAGATCGAGGACGTCTGCAAAAATCTCTTTCTGCGCGATGAAAAGGGCAAGCGCCACTTTCTCGTCGTGCTTGACGAGGCCAAAAGCGCCGACCTCAAAGCGATACGCGCGCAGATCGGCAGCACCCGTCTCAGCTTCGGCTCCGAGGAACGGCTGATGGACAACCTGGGGCTGATAAAGGGCGCCGTAACGTCGCTCGGCGTCCTCAACGACTGCGCTAAAAACGTCGAAGTGCTTATCGACGAGGACCTGCGGGGCCGTCCGCGTCTCGGCGTCCACCCCTGCGACAACACGGAAACGCTCTGGATGTCGTTCGACAGTATCAAAAAAATCATCGAGAGACAGGGGAACAGCCTTAAATTTATCAAAATATAA
- a CDS encoding Rrf2 family transcriptional regulator yields the protein MTGEFAIAVHAIVYLNHKRSYLSSEALAKNICTNPARVRMVMSKLKRDGIILTREGAAGGYAVREGVSDLSLLEVAESVGAAFVGSAWRSGDSDMKCLVASGMADVMDGFYSEMDGLCRGYLSKVRISDVEEMIFKGKGDLDACGRKD from the coding sequence ATGACTGGAGAGTTTGCGATAGCGGTACACGCCATCGTCTATTTGAATCATAAGCGCTCCTACCTTTCGAGCGAGGCGCTCGCCAAGAATATATGTACCAATCCGGCGCGCGTCCGCATGGTGATGAGCAAGCTGAAAAGGGACGGAATCATTCTCACCCGCGAGGGCGCGGCGGGAGGCTACGCGGTGCGGGAGGGAGTATCGGATCTTTCGCTGCTGGAGGTGGCTGAGTCCGTGGGTGCGGCCTTTGTCGGCAGCGCCTGGCGGTCGGGAGACTCTGACATGAAGTGTCTCGTCGCCTCCGGAATGGCCGACGTAATGGACGGCTTCTATTCGGAGATGGACGGGCTCTGCCGCGGCTATCTGAGCAAGGTCCGCATAAGCGATGTGGAAGAGATGATCTTTAAGGGAAAGGGCGACTTAGACGCCTGCGGCCGGAAAGATTAG
- a CDS encoding ribonuclease HI family protein yields the protein MIGYFDGASRGNPGEAGAGALLTDDNGNTLWETARYLGRKTNNEAEYNAAILLLKAARERGAKELKVYGDSKLVVCQLSKQWKINLPHLRELAREAWAVSDGIKVSYEWVPRAKNKRADELSNEAIDNAK from the coding sequence ATGATAGGATACTTTGACGGCGCATCGCGCGGCAATCCCGGGGAGGCGGGCGCGGGCGCGCTTTTGACGGACGATAACGGAAACACTCTTTGGGAGACGGCTCGCTATCTCGGCAGGAAGACCAACAACGAGGCCGAGTACAACGCCGCCATTCTGCTGCTCAAGGCCGCGCGGGAGCGCGGAGCGAAGGAGCTCAAGGTCTACGGCGACAGCAAGCTTGTCGTCTGCCAGCTCTCAAAGCAATGGAAAATCAACCTGCCTCACCTGCGTGAATTGGCAAGAGAGGCCTGGGCCGTCTCCGATGGTATCAAGGTCAGTTACGAATGGGTGCCGCGCGCTAAAAATAAACGCGCCGACGAGCTGTCCAACGAAGCGATCGACAACGCAAAATAG
- the ybaK gene encoding Cys-tRNA(Pro) deacylase yields MAAAKKTNAVRILEGLKIPFELLEYEIDEKELFAEDAAAKTGIAEERTFKTLCCRGDKMGVIMVCVPAGRELDFKALAAASGNKSAELVHLKEVQGLTGYVRGGCSPLGAKKKYPVIIDESALTFDFITVNAGHRGLLFKLAPADLVRATEAKSAPVVR; encoded by the coding sequence ATGGCAGCTGCAAAAAAGACAAACGCGGTACGTATCCTCGAAGGACTAAAAATACCCTTTGAGCTTTTGGAATATGAGATAGATGAAAAGGAGCTCTTCGCGGAGGACGCGGCGGCGAAGACCGGCATCGCCGAAGAGCGCACCTTCAAGACTCTCTGCTGCCGCGGCGACAAGATGGGCGTGATAATGGTCTGCGTCCCCGCGGGGCGCGAACTTGATTTTAAGGCGCTTGCGGCGGCTTCCGGCAACAAGAGCGCCGAACTCGTACACCTCAAAGAGGTGCAGGGGCTGACCGGTTACGTGCGCGGCGGCTGTTCGCCGCTAGGAGCGAAGAAAAAATATCCCGTCATCATCGACGAATCCGCGCTTACCTTCGACTTTATAACCGTCAACGCCGGTCACCGCGGGCTGCTCTTCAAACTCGCGCCCGCCGACCTCGTGCGCGCCACGGAGGCTAAGAGCGCTCCGGTCGTCAGGTAG